The sequence below is a genomic window from Syntrophorhabdaceae bacterium.
ATTGCCACACCGCCCCAGACACCTGGCAGATATAATTTCGGTCCACGTTACGGAGGAACAGACGGGACAATCCATTTTGTCCATATCATAGAAGGTGCACCCCTGTTTCTTCACCCTGAAAAAGGGAGGCTATGGCTCCTGATGATCTCTATAACCCATGTGTCTAAAATCATGGACATGTTAAAAAAGAGGTTTTATGAGGTGGATATTGTTGAAAGGTCAAGGCGTTTTTTCACGCCTGCCGAATATGAGAAAATGGGCAAGGGGATATTCGAACACCTCTGTTCTCAAAGAGAAAAAGGATTATGTGAATTTTACACAGATGAAAATGGAAGATATTATTTTGAGACCCTCTACATTAAGGCATCAAGGATAATATGAAATGAAATGGCTTATAATAAATGCCGATGACTTAGGAAGTGATGCACAAAGAAACAAAGGGATATTTAAGGCTATAGAGGCCGGCATTGTAAAGAGTGTGAGTATCCTGCCCAACGGACCTGCCACTAAAGATGCAATAAGACTTATAAAATCCATGGAGGATAAAAAGATATCTATAGGTATCCATATAAACCTAAGCGA
It includes:
- a CDS encoding class I SAM-dependent methyltransferase, whose amino-acid sequence is MIVELKLATIELDIPTGIHPVFDSSIHLANIIDIEPADKVLDLGCGSGILSIASAKKGASMVVSTDIDERALKATSDNARKNGCGDVILTLKGRWYDALKDFPYREDTKFDVIIATPPQTPGRYNFGPRYGGTDGTIHFVHIIEGAPLFLHPEKGRLWLLMISITHVSKIMDMLKKRFYEVDIVERSRRFFTPAEYEKMGKGIFEHLCSQREKGLCEFYTDENGRYYFETLYIKASRII